The Sulfurirhabdus autotrophica genome has a window encoding:
- a CDS encoding glutaredoxin family protein has protein sequence MELKLITTYTCHCDFIEKELNDLGLTFERYYAEEHPELVERFNIRHCPVLIVNDARVIAVDGLTEGQVMSLLIDGN, from the coding sequence TTGGAACTAAAACTCATTACTACCTATACATGTCACTGTGACTTTATTGAGAAGGAATTGAACGATTTGGGACTTACCTTTGAGCGTTATTACGCTGAGGAGCACCCTGAGCTCGTGGAGCGGTTCAATATTCGTCATTGCCCTGTATTGATTGTTAATGATGCGCGCGTCATTGCCGTGGATGGCTTGACGGAAGGACAAGTCATGTCATTGTTGATAGATGGAAATTAA
- a CDS encoding TFIIB-type zinc ribbon-containing protein — protein sequence MKCPICKEVNLVMTERQAIEIDYCPECRGVWLDRGELDKFIEYAERQASDRSRVDSPDRARETVRQERYYRDDDHRDRQHKSFLRELFD from the coding sequence ATGAAATGCCCGATATGTAAAGAAGTGAATCTGGTGATGACCGAGCGACAGGCAATTGAAATCGATTATTGCCCTGAGTGTCGCGGTGTGTGGCTGGATCGCGGCGAGTTGGACAAGTTTATCGAGTATGCGGAGCGACAGGCCAGCGACAGGTCACGCGTTGATTCCCCTGACAGAGCACGCGAAACGGTGAGACAGGAACGCTATTACCGCGATGACGACCATCGGGACAGGCAACATAAGTCTTTTCTGCGCGAACTGTTTGATTAA